GCGGGTGAAGGCCTCGACGGCGTAGAGAACGCCGCGCCCCACGGCCTCGCCGCGCTTGGAAACGCCCCCGAGCTGCGGGGGCTTTCCGGTGACGACGCCGGGCTCGGTGAAGCCCCGGTTGGTGGAGAAGGTGTCCATCATCCAGGCCATCTCGCGCTCGCCCGTTCCCAGGTCAGGGCCCAGGATGTCCTTGTCGGGGCCGATCACGTCCACCAGCTCGGCGGCGTAGCGGCGGGTGAGCCGCTCGACCTCGCCGATCGAGAGCTTGCGCGGGTTCACCGAAACGCCGCCCGCGGCGCCGCCGTAGGGCAGGCGGAAGACGGCCGACTGGATCGTGGCGATGGCCGCGAGCCCCACCGACTGCCCCAGGGAGACGCGGGGGTGGTAGCGCACGCCCCCGCGCGCCGGCCCCAGGGCGATGTTGTGGACGACCCGGTAGCCGCTGAAGAAACTGACCGTGCCGTCGTCGAGCTGGACGGGCACGGTCAGGGCCACCGTTCTTCGGGGGTGGGTCAGGTACTCCACGGTGGCCGGGTGGGCGTTCACGTGCGCCAAGGTGCGTTCGAGCTGAGCCAGAAAATCGTGCCATAGCCCCGGCTCACCGGGAGGTTTGTAGGCGCTCTTGAGCATGGGTACCTCCTTGGTCCGCCACGATGCTTAGGTCTACTGCAACCGCTCCAGTTCCGCAAGGGCCAAACCTTCCAACGCGGACTTCGCCTCGGAGCCGGGCAGCACCTCCAGCGCCGCGAGGGCGCGGCGGATGCGTTCGCCGATCACCTCGACGACGCGTTCGGCGACGCCGGTCCGCACCGCCAGCTCCCGCAGGAAGGCGACGTCGTCGGGCTCGCGCCCGCGCCGCAGCAGCACCTTCCCGACGCGTTCGGGTTCGGCGTCGAGCAGCCAGAGCGTGATCAGCGTGACCTTGCCCTCGCGCACGTCGCCGCCGACGGGCTTTCCGAGGCGTTCGGAGGCCCCCATGAGGTCGAGGTAGTCGTCGCGCATCTGGAAGGCCATGCCGTACTCGCGCCCGTAGGTGACCAGCGCCATGCGCAGAGTCTCGGGCGCCCGCCCCAGGAGGGCCGCGCCCTCGGTGGCCGCGCGCATCAGCGCCGCGGTCTTGCTCTCGATGATGCGGTAGTACTGCGCTTCCGAGTACTCCTGATAGGCCGCGGCCTGGAACTGCAGCACCTCGCCCTCGGCGAGCTGACGCGCCGCCTCGGCGAAGAGGTGCACGAGCTCGATGCGGCCGGTCTCGGCCAGCAGGAAGAGGACCCGGCTGAGCAGGTAGTCGCCGGAGAGGACGGAGACGGCGTTGCCGTACTTGCGGAAGGCGGCCTCACGGCCGCGGCGGGTCTCGGCGTCGTCGACGAGGTCGTCGTGGAGCAGCGTCGCCGAGTGCAGCAGTTCGACGGCCAGCGCCAGCTCCATCTCGTGGGGCACGCCGCCCAGGGCGCGGCTGGCCAGCAACGCGAGCCGGGGGCGGATGCGCTTGCCCCCGGCTGCGATCAGGTCGTCTTCGATCAGCTGGATGAACTCGACGTCGGAACGAAGCAGGGCGCGCAACCTTCGCTCGAAGGCTTCGCCCGGTTCGGGCAGGGCGGACAACGACGGCTCTACGCTCACCGA
This genomic stretch from Oceanithermus profundus DSM 14977 harbors:
- a CDS encoding polyprenyl synthetase family protein, which produces MSVEPSLSALPEPGEAFERRLRALLRSDVEFIQLIEDDLIAAGGKRIRPRLALLASRALGGVPHEMELALAVELLHSATLLHDDLVDDAETRRGREAAFRKYGNAVSVLSGDYLLSRVLFLLAETGRIELVHLFAEAARQLAEGEVLQFQAAAYQEYSEAQYYRIIESKTAALMRAATEGAALLGRAPETLRMALVTYGREYGMAFQMRDDYLDLMGASERLGKPVGGDVREGKVTLITLWLLDAEPERVGKVLLRRGREPDDVAFLRELAVRTGVAERVVEVIGERIRRALAALEVLPGSEAKSALEGLALAELERLQ